Within the Erigeron canadensis isolate Cc75 chromosome 6, C_canadensis_v1, whole genome shotgun sequence genome, the region tctttgaatcttgacccttgattttaatttaaggattataaataactttagaggatctcaatccatgtttggcctagctttttTTTGGCTTATGCTTATTGTTTACTTTTTGTAAGCATATAAGTTATTATCTCGAAAACATCCATTGAAATCAGTTTTACTTATCTGTGATTTAACCTAAAGAACTACCAAATTAAAATCTATAAATGTGTTAGCTGTCATTTACATACGTTTAGCACACAATCATTCAACAGGGTTTATAAAATCGGCGTTAGTTTTTGTTAGTATAAAAAGGATCCATGGTGCATGACTCCATGTCACTGTGTCGTCGTGAGTTAGCACGTCATGGTATGCGCTAACAAAACGACTAGAGaatgttattttcatttctttcttgtTTGTCTTCTTAAATCATGGGCTTCTTAGGGTTCTAGAATCGTGAACTAACTGAAAACACATTTCCATCATACTCAGGTACCAAGAGTTGGTTGCAAAATTAGGtataaaaaagttagaaattgcctaacaaaacatttttaaatgaaCAAGTTTATGTAGTGCCAGCTCTATTAAAGAGTATGCAAATAATTATGGAACAATGTTAAACATCTTGTTTATGTTAATGAAGGGATACAaatgattttctttttaatgctAATAAATTAAAACGAATCAAGAAAAACGAGAAACAACCTTAACTCGACATAAAGACCACATAGAACTATGTTGAGGGGATTAAGGCTCGAGGTATGCCGGCTTGTGCTCTTCAAACAATAAACCTCATTCCCTTGTCTACAAAAGGAATAAACTAGGCAACATATTTGCTTATTTTTGCGTTTGACTGTGCAACTTGACATACTAGAAAAGATAATATATGCAAAAGATATGTAAGTTTTATATATGGATAAGATATAACGATGGCATTTTGTTTGCagacaaaacataaaaagccTTAAGAGACAAACAAAATACACCTATTGTGTGGTAAGAGACTACAGTATATAAGATGATATTAACTAAGATAACCAATGAAACAAGAAACAATGCTGACTCTGCATAAAGAgcatataaaagtatagaacTATGTTTGCGGCCCGGGCTGTGCCGGCTTTGTGCTTAGCTTTATATTACCAAAGCCCATTCCCCTTGACAACTGATGGAATAAACTTGAcagtatatataatgatattcaTAATTTGTAAACTATGAACATGACAGAATTGCTTCTCGTTTTAAAGAAATTAAGATTAGAATATTAAGATCCATGTCCTTAACCATCAAGTCACTATCCTATCAAGTCAGTCGCGGGCTGTGACTATGTCGCCTCAAATCAAGGTCATAGAAATGTATGAAAATGACctgaatggtatggatttgataggTTCGACACTTCGTTTACATTAGAAGAAAAATAAGgcttaaaaacaaaacaaatatggaATACTAGCTACTTTTCTATCATACACACATTTGCCAAGTTGATTGTCTCTACTCTTGAAACACAAACTTCCACAAGAAGGGCATCTTTGACAAAAGCCCAAAGAAAATACACCAAAACCAAAAGACTCAAGATCACAATATCGTAGGAAACAAGTTCTAATGTCAAATACTACGAAAGATTATGTCGAATACTACCAAAGATGTAGAAAAAATGCTACACGTTAAACACTTGTGGAAAATAAATGACAACGAAAGAAAAAGGAGCAAACAAGGGATGGAAATCAACCCTCCTATCatttcattattaaaaatagatatatcAACAATATTCTCCCAGGTAAGAACCATGGGAAAAATTTTAAATCCAGTGGAAGCAATATTATCTGCATTTTGTTTCGAAACAAAATGCGCTTTGCTCCAGAAAACATCAAACAAGAAAATGAAgcaaaaacaaacaagaacatCAGATAGGATACAACTAACTTTCAACGAAGTAAAAAAAGAAGGGTTGTTCCAAAtctaatacataattttttaatCTCCCTCCCAATAGGCTTCATAGTTTGGTGACccaaatttctattttttcaaGACAGGATGGTGGTCTCGGCAATCATAGAGGTCACGACGTATGGATCCATGTTTGAAGCTGGTCGTCGGTCCTCAAAGTAGCCTTTCCCTTCCTTCTCTGTGTCCCTCCCAACACGAATAGATGCTCCACGGTTGGCAACACCCTATACAAtgatttaaaaccaaaaaaatcaaatctaTGTGGAACATAAAATGTAAATTCAATGAGTTTTAAATTGTAGAGGTCAATGTATATACCCATAAGAAGGTGTTTATATCGGCAGTCTCATGACGACCAGTGAGACGACGTTCATTGCCTTCACCATAAGCAGCAATGTGTTCTTTGTGCTTCAGACTCAACTTCTCGATAGCTTTCTTGATGACCTCGTATCCTCCATCTTCCCTCATGGATTTGGTGCTGATGATCATGATCATGAAGTTATGATtagaataaacataacaaaTTGGCATAATTGGAATACGACTAAGAAGTTAGATCAAGTTACCTATAATTCGTGTGAGCACCAGCACCATTCCAATCACCCTGTTCAAAGTCACCTCGTTTAGATCCAATACTCACTTTACATTATAGATGTGACTGAAGGTAGAAAAATATATGGAAATTGAGAAAACGAAAAAGAACTGACCGGAATTGGTTTAGGGTCGAAAGAGACAACCACTCCAGCGATTTCAGTAATCCTCTGGGGAAAGATAAATAATAGAAGGTTTAAGGCAAGGTTTAAGGTTTAGCCTTAGTGTATCATATCAAGACTACAAGAACAGATGGTATATGTAGGATACCTCAAGAATGTAACGGGCGACCCACAATTCATCACCCGCTGAGATACCTTCCGAAGGTCCTACTTGAAATTCCCACTGTGTACAAACAAAAGGGCATTATGCagtgttaaaataaaatattaggccAATGTTAGACGGATTTTGCTCAAAAAGTTCATAAATTTACCTGTCCAGGCATGACTTCTCCATTAATACCGGAGATGTTGACGCCAGCATAAAGACAAGCCTTATAGTGCGCATCAACAATATCACGTCCAAAAGCCTTATCAGCACCAATACCACAGTAGTATGGTCCCTAAAACGCAGCAAGTAGAATTGTTATGAGTATATACTGCggagtatataaataaaagtaagaAGATAACTTGACATTATGAACATCCATAAGCAGGAAGACAATTACCTGTGGACCAGGGAAACCACCTAGAGGCCAGCCCAAAGGCCAGCTGACATCCTTCTGCAACAAAGTGTATTCTTGTTCAATTCCATACCTATCAACATGGAAACCATTATGAAACAAGTCCTGAAAATTAATGTCAAAGATCATAACTTTTAAAGGGTTTAACGAAAATATACCATGGAACCTCCTTTGCGACTTCAGGTTTGCTGAAGATTTTCGCAGCAGCACACCTCTTGTTAGTTGGAATTGGCTCGCCAGCAGGGGTGTACGCGTCACAGATCACCTAAAATATAgatcatttattaaaaattttggtCACAAAGTTACAATCAATAAGTAGATGATACTAAACATAAGTCCACAAAAAGTATTATTCCTAAGATTCTTAAGAGATTACCAAGATATTGTTTCCCCTTCTGAATGGGTCCTTGAAAATGGCTTGTGGGCTGTTTCATTCAACATAAATCTAATTCAATAAACCATTATTTACGTAACAAATTATAAGATATAATTCTAAGGGAACGAATGTGTACTATAAAATGACTTCGCTGTCCTCGCCAGGGGCTTGCCCTGTCGAAGAACCATCGTAATTCCACTTAGGTAGCTCCTTAGGATCATTCACTGCTTTTGGAAGAgtctaaaaaaaacacacaaataccaaaaataaatttcaaaaataaatgaGGATACATCCCATAATTAACTAATTGATTGAATGGGTCCAAATAGGCAAATATAGTCAAATAAAACCAAAATACTatcaatcaaaatcaaaataattaatatggACCCAAAGCAATTCATATGTTATAATCATGACAGATAATTATGCTTACCCTTGCTTTGCTCCTAAGATCCATTCCTGATCCACCAATcctatttcaaaaaaaaataaaacattttattaatttaataaagtatcaaaatgaaaatatatgtataatatattattttaactaTATCTACAACTATGTGTATAAACTTAAGACTAAGTTTATAGCCTCTAAATTCTAAGTCAAAGTTAACTACTTTACTGATTAGTTGTTTCTAAGAAAATAGCCATAAAGAAGGgtgttaaaaatgaaaagaaacaaaaacatcaTTTAACATAAGTAAACTAtgtttataaacttaaaaaactgTGATTAACTGGGCTTAAACCCTATAGATCAAGAAAGTATAGTATTGGATCTTTGACTATAGATAAAAGACAAgaaaaaagtcaaacttttcaTCTTTGGTTTATGGGATCAAGATTTAAGAACATGAGCCCCAAGATTCAAGCTTTTTCATTAATTGTTGAGTTttctataaaattaaaacataccCATTACAGTAGTTGACTTATAGAtcataaaaaagtaataattttgaataatttttacgtatttctttgactttttatgtAGTTGACTTATATGTTTTGATGATCATATTTGTAACTAGCAGTATAATGTTATAAGTAGCttgatcattattatttttactaaaaAGGTCAAAACTTTAGCTAAACCCATAAGGAATTAGAGCTGAAAGCAATAGCCCATTAAGAATC harbors:
- the LOC122603174 gene encoding glutamine synthetase, with protein sequence MANLTDLINLDLSDSTPKIIAEYIWIGGSGMDLRSKARTLPKAVNDPKELPKWNYDGSSTGQAPGEDSEVILYPQAIFKDPFRRGNNILVICDAYTPAGEPIPTNKRCAAAKIFSKPEVAKEVPWYGIEQEYTLLQKDVSWPLGWPLGGFPGPQGPYYCGIGADKAFGRDIVDAHYKACLYAGVNISGINGEVMPGQWEFQVGPSEGISAGDELWVARYILERITEIAGVVVSFDPKPIPGDWNGAGAHTNYSTKSMREDGGYEVIKKAIEKLSLKHKEHIAAYGEGNERRLTGRHETADINTFLWGVANRGASIRVGRDTEKEGKGYFEDRRPASNMDPYVVTSMIAETTILS